A genome region from Cardiocondyla obscurior isolate alpha-2009 linkage group LG14, Cobs3.1, whole genome shotgun sequence includes the following:
- the LOC139107988 gene encoding sodium-dependent nutrient amino acid transporter 1-like: protein MDKTKNMKDGVYKQSGYTNEAFQLDGFDSHENVPPDYARATQPDKQQEHFESSTVAKGAEWGGRLEFLMACIATSVGLGNVWRFPFTAYENGGGAFLIPYIIVLILVGKPFYLLEGLLGQFTSQSCAKTWYMTPAMKGLGYSQAFAAFCVVSYYCALMALTLYYLVSSFQSELPWSICQPEWQDYCIDMSTNRSIVENRNVTIRSSAELYFRKIVLQEYESIEHGIGVPSWQLSICLFLSWACVFGVLFRGVKSTGKAAYFLAIFPYVVMTALLVRAVTLEGAVNGILFFITPKWDALWKPTVWYAAITQCFFSLSVCFGPIIAYSSYNNFEHRVDRDVMIVTTLDTFTSLMAGCTIFGILGNLAHEMNTKDIDKVVRGGTGLAFISYPDALSRFTVVPQLFSVLFFFMLFVLGTGSAVALCGATFSIFRDHLPNVKQWLLVLCVTCFGFVVSLVYITPGGQWLITLMDYYGGTLVAIIVGVLEMMTIFWVYGLSNFINDMEFMLGKRLGCYWRFCWLIITPVLMIVILVYTCITYEPPTYDGLRFPDYAYGIGWFMLALGILPIVWWAGHKIITNKMLSFTESVKVAFRPMEGKWGPKNPKIHKEWETFVSEKNFGAQGGLMKTFFK from the exons AtggataaaacaaaaaatatgaaagacgGCGTTTAT aaacAAAGTGGGTATACTAATGAGGCCTTTCAGCTGGACGGTTTCGATTCGCACGAAAATGTTCCGCCCGATTATGCAAGAGCGACGCAACCTGATAAGCAGCAAGAGCATTTTGAAAGTTCA acaGTCGCTAAGGGAGCGGAATGGGGAGGTAGACTAGAATTTCTAATGGCTTGTATAGCCACTTCCGTTGGGCTGGGAAACGTATGGAGGTTTCCATTCACCGCATACGAGAATGGCGGTGGTGCCTTTCTAATACCTTATATCATAGTTTTGATTCTGGTCGGAAAACCATTTTATCTTTTGGAAGGGCTTTTAGGACAATTCACCAGTCAATCTTGCGCAAAAACGTGGTACATGACACCGGCCATGAAAG GATTGGGATACTCACAGGCCTTTGCCGCGTTTTGCGTCGTTTCGTACTACTGTGCCTTAATGGCATTGACTCTATACTACTTGGTATCAAGCTTCCAATCCGAATTACCGTGGTCAATTTGTCAACCGGAATGGCAGGACTATTGCATCGACATGTCGACGAACAGAAGTATTGTTGAAAATCGCAATGTCACAATTCGAAGTTCCGCAGAGCTGTATTTCAG aaAGATCGTATTACAGGAGTATGAATCCATCGAACACGGTATCGGCGTGCCATCCTGGCAGTTATCCATATGTCTATTTCTTAGTTGGGCCTGTGTTTTTGGAGTACTTTTCCGTGGTGTAAAGAGCACCGGTAAAGCCGCTTATTTCCTTGCAATATTTCCTTACGTCGTAATGACGGCATTGCTGGTCCGAGCCGTTACTCTTGAAGGTGCCGTCAAcggcattcttttttttataacaccGAAATGGGATGCCTTGTGGAAGCCTACCGTCTGGTATGCCGCAATCACACAATGTTTCTTCTCGTTGTCGGTCTGCTTCGGGCCGATCATTGCCTATTCATCCTACAATAATTTTGAACACAGAGTAGATAG GGATGTCATGATAGTGACCACGTTGGACACATTTACCAGCTTGATGGCCGGCTGCACAATTTTCGGTATTTTAGGCAATTTAGCTCACGAGATGAATACGAAGGATATCGACAAAGTAGTCCGTGGCGGTACTGGACTGGCCTTCATCTCTTATCCGGATGCATTATCACGTTTCACTGTCGTACCACAGTTATTCTCTGTTCTATTCTTCTTCATGCTGTTTGTTCTTGGCACTGGAAGCGCAGTTGCGTTGTGTGGTGCGACATTTAGTATCTTCCGCGATCATCTACCAAACGTGAAGCAATGGTTGTTGGTGCTCTGCGTCACCTGCTTTGGTTTTGTCGTGAGCCTCGTCTATATCACACCG GGCGGTCAATGGCTTATAACATTGATGGATTACTATGGCGGTACTCTTGTGGCAATAATCGTTGGCGTACTCGAGATGATGACTATTTTCTGGGTGTACGGTCTCTCGAATTTCATTAATGACATGGAATTCATGCTGGGCAAGAGATTGGGTTGTTACTGGCGATTCTGCTGGCTCATAATCACGCCTGTACTCATGATAGTCATATTGGTTTACACGTGCATTACTTATGAACCACCCACATATGATGGTCTTCGATTTCCTGATTATGCCTACG gAATAGGATGGTTTATGCTAGCTCTAGGAATACTTCCTATCGTATGGTGGGCCGGACATAAAATAATCACGAATAAAATGTTATCTTTTACCGAA TCTGTCAAAGTGGCATTTCGACCCATGGAAGGTAAATGGGGACCTAAGAACCCGAAGATCCACAAAGAATGGGAAACATTCGTATCGGAGAAAAATTTTGGGGCTCAAGGCGGCCTGATGaaaacgttttttaaatag
- the Ift46 gene encoding intraflagellar transport protein 46 homolog: MDIKDSSDEEDEKTRDITALGKFDEAIVVRNAEEVKSPVNRRPGSSRRTRKSMMSDSTSTLASSNSPHGGKHEFRRYSTNDIGFEKSMGIDSDPSDSEESDDDDIQGSSVAKPIDLYDPKEFENLEASTEVKELFQNIIRYTPQKIELNYKLIPFIPDYIPAVGDIDAFIKVPRPDGVEDKIGLTVLDEPCTDQSDPAVLHLQLRNHSRSAGAAVRQAVVKRIEDAERNSKSIDKWIDDMNQLHRSKHPPGVQLNRAMPDIDGLMQQWPPQVEDKLNELQLDLSKLDCDLPQLVDVVCNLLDIPTRKDTQLEALHTLFTLYLEIRNVESQNFS, encoded by the exons ATGGATATCAAGGACAGCAGCGACGAGGAGGACGAGAAGACGCGTGATATTACGGCGCTCGGTAAATTCGACGAGGCGATCGTCGTGCGTAATGCCGAGGAGGTCAAAAGCCCGGTGAACCGTCGACCTGGAAGTTCTAGGAGGACCAGGAAGAGCATGATGAGTGACAGCACAAGCACATTGGCGTCTTCTAACTCACCACATGGCGGCAAGCACGAATTTAGAAG ATACTCAACCAACGATATCGGATTTGAGAAATCAATGGGAATTGACAGTGATCCTTCGGACAGTGAGGAAAGCGACGATGATGACATACAGGGTAGCAGTGTTGCAAAGCCAATTGACTTGTACGATCCCAAggaatttgaaaatttagaaGCCTCAACGGAAGTCAAAGAATTGTTCCAAAATATAATAAG GTACACGCCACAGAAAATCGAGCTCAATTACAAGCTGATACCGTTCATTCCTGACTACATACCGGCGGTCGGCGATATAGACGCCTTTATAAAGGTGCCAAGGCCTGACGGAGTTGAAGATAAGATCGGTCTAACTGTACTAGATGAGCCTTGCACGGATCAGTCAGACCCAGCTGTACTGCATCTGCAATTACGCAATCATTCCAGGAGTGCAGGCGCTGCCGTGAGGCAGGCGGTCGTCAAAAGGATAGAAGACGCCGAGAGAAACAGCAAATCTATTGATAAATGGATTGACGACATGAATCAGCTGCACAGGAGCAAACATCCGCCAGGCGTGCAACTAAATCGTGCAATGCCAGACATCGATGGGTTGATGCAGCAGTGGCCACCGCAGGTGGAGGACAAGCTGAACGAATTACAATTAGACTTATCAAAGCTCGACTGCGATCTGCCTCAACTGGTCGATGTGGTCTGCAATCTCCTGGACATTCCTACGCGAAAGGATACACAACTGGAGGCTCTCCATACCCTGTTCACTCTGTATTTAGAAATCAGAAACGTCGAGAGTCAGAATTTCAGTTAG
- the Clc-b gene encoding H(+)/Cl(-) exchange transporter 7 — MDPSEQPNAEKNRKDERIEVDNENDVDFLIKPRNNFASYSNEDINSVRFRSVANVNTARGDIEAISGQSRRVYIRDITPGATNFLSTHYESLDYDPCENYLLQDEERKKGYKFIVRKNFSRWFIFLLIGICTALVACFVDILIEELSSLKYGSLKKYVDECVIEGCLWLPYIMWVLLNVIPVLIGAILVSYIEPVAAGSGIPQVKCYLNGIKIPRVVRIKTLAVKTIGVICTVVGGLAGGKEGPMIHSGAVIAAGISQGKSTTFKKDLKIFKYFREDHEKREFVSGGAASGVSAAFGAPIGGVLFSIEEGTSFFNQSLTWRTFFASMITTFTLNVILSAYHGHPGELSYPGLLNLGKFDSIPYKVYEIPLFMLMGTIGGILGALWNYVNYKITCFRLRFVKQNWQKVIEAVLVAILSATVGFLMIYFVNDCKSLGNDPTKFPVQMYCKDGQYNAVASLWFQTPESSVRSLFHDPKGAHDDLTLAIFVVLYFFLAAMTFGLSMSSGLFIPSLLIGSAWGRLIGSGLTQLCPNCEVLDPGKYALLGAAAQLGGVVRMTISLTAILIEATQGIYFGLPVIIVLIMAKWVGDFFNEGIYEIHIQMAGIPLLPWESPPLSNNIYATEIMNHPVVTLKTVENVGHIVELLKCVTFNGFPVVDPPSSDQPEISSYGRLRGLILRSQLIVLLKNKVFNEYEEFWEKPLSVKMFRNEYPRYPTIDQVAISDEEKTYTIDLRHFMNPSPYTIQHSATLPRTFRLFRALGLRHVPVVNDTNEVIGIITRKDVARFRIWKHRGRMGLDELLMSNKI; from the exons ATGGATCCGTCGGAGCAACCTAACGCGGAGAAGAATAGAAAAGACGAAAGGATTGAAGTTGATAACGAGAACGATGTTGATTTCTTGATCAAGCCAAGAAACAATTTTGCGTCATACTCCAACGAGGATATCAATTCAGTGCGATTTCGA AGCGTCGCCAACGTTAATACAGCACGCGGCGACATAGAGGCTATCTCGGGTCAGTCCAGAAGAGTATATATCAGGGATATAACTCCAGGAGcaactaattttttatcaactcATTATGAG aGCCTGGATTATGATCCGTGTGAAAACTATCTTCTACAAGATGAAGAAAGGAAGAAGGGATACAAGTTTAttgttagaaaaaatttttccagatggtttatctttcttttaatcggAATTTGTACCGCTCTTGTGGCATGCTTTGTAGATATATTGATAGAGGAATTATCTAGTCTAAAGTATGGCTCTCTCAAAAAAT aCGTAGACGAGTGTGTGATAGAAGGTTGTCTATGGTTACCATATATAATGTgggtattattaaatgtaataccGGTTTTAATAGGTGCGATCTTAGTATCTTATATCGAGCCTGTTGCCGCAGGGAGTGGTATTCCGCAAGTAAAGTGTTACTTGAACGGAATCAAAATTCCAAGAGTTGTACGCATTAAAACTCTGGCTGTGAAAACTATCGGTGTTATATGTACCGTAGTAGGAGGTTTAGCAGGAGGCAAG gaaGGCCCTATGATTCATTCCGGTGCTGTAATAGCTGCGGGAATTTCTCAAGGAAAAAGTACTACTTTTAAGAAAGATttgaaaatattcaaatactTTAGGGAAGATCACGAGAAACGAGAATTTGTATCCGGGGGTGCCGCATCTGGCGTATCGGCAGCTTTCGGAGCGCCCATCG GCGGAGTTTTGTTCAGTATAGAAGAAGGTACTAGCTTTTTTAATCAAAGTCTCACATGGAGAACATTCTTCGCCAGCATGATTACTACATTTACATTAAACGTGATTTTGAGCGCGTATCACGGTCATCCCGGAGAACTTTCGTATCCTGGTTTGTTGAATTTAGGAAAATTTGATTCGATTCCGTATAAAGTCTATGAGATTCCTCTGTTTATGCTAATGGGCACAATCGGCGGAATACTCGGTGCTCTTTGGAATTATGtcaattacaaaattaccTGTTTTCGCTTGCGATTCGTGAAGCAAAATTGGCAAAAAGTAATCGAGGCTGTGTTGGTGGCGATTTTGAGCGCAACAGTGGGATTTCTGAtgatatattttgttaacGATTGCAAATCGTTAGGCAATGATCCTACAAAGTTTCCGGTTCAAATGTACTGCAAAGATGGGCAATACAATGCAGTCGCTTCTCTATGGTTTCAAACTCCGGAAAGTAGTGTACGATCCTTGTTTCATGATCCCAAAg GAGCTCACGACGATTTGACATTAGCGATTTttgttgtattatatttttttcttgctgcCATGACTTTTGGTCTATCAATGTCTAGTGGACTTTTTATTCCCTCTCTATTAATCGGATCTGCATGGGGAAGATTAATTGGATCGGGTCTCACGCAACTATGTCCAAATTGT gAAGTATTAGATCCTGGTAAATACGCTTTATTAGGAGCTGCCGCACAGTTGGGAGGTGTAGTTAGAATGACAATAAGTTTAACTGCAATTTTAATAGAAGCAACTCAAGGAATATATTTTGGTTTACCGGTTATAATAGTTCTTATAATGGCAAAATGGGTTGGCGATTTCTTTAACGAG ggAATTTACGAAATCCACATACAAATGGCAGGAATTCCATTGCTTCCGTGGGAGTCGCCTCCGCTCTCAAATAACATTTACGCAACCGAGATAATGAATCATCCCGTTGTGACATTAAAAACTGTCGAAAATGTTGGACATATCGTTGAGCTTTTGAAATGCGTTACCTTTAACGGATTTCCAGTAGTTGACCCTCCAAGTAGCGATCAG CCCGAAATAAGTTCGTACGGTCGACTACGAGGCCTAATATTGCGTTCTCAGTTAATAgtccttttaaaaaataaagtatttaatgaATACGAAGAATTTTGGGAAAAACCTTTGAGTGTAAAAATGTTTAGAAACGAGTACCCTAGGTATCCAACCATCGATCAAGTCGCCATCAGTgatgaagaaaaaacttaCACGATTGACTTGAGACATTTCATGAATCCCTCTCCCTATACAATACAACAT TCTGCCACATTGCCAAGAACGTTTAGACTCTTTAGAGCATTGGGATTGCGTCACGTACCAGTAGTGAATGATACTAATGAg GTGATTGGTATTATCACTCGAAAAGATGTTGCAAGATTCAGGATATGGAAGCATCGTGGAAGAATGGGATTAGACGAACTTTTAatgagtaataaaatttaa
- the LOC139108103 gene encoding homeobox-like protein HDP1 encodes MSETGEERAVRLYTAAEIMKNARAKETEEQAALRRMQEAQRMARHRAKKKRCLDENLAREISKIAELSKMPVPDSSTIAQMSEMNMNKISAELKQMMERGKVPEHIVQMAQLAEFSKMNSELNKMSQDMAKRYEMEKMAEYAKTTEYMKMQEIAKMNEMVKLSEMAKYNDISKINEMAKMNEMMKISQMAKINEVQRMNEIAKLNEMVKMTEMAKYNNDITKLTEFAQINEMAKEIAKMNEKTKMSEMMKMANMQNDIVNKMERQDYPVKMTNEMVKLNELAKMNEITITKLNDPPKISEISSLPPPPRIPEPVITVPNPRNLQNVQNVQNVQNVQTVQVAQASPSSMINYQALPGQNNYGKLLMIIEELGRDIRLSYAGSRSAAERLKNGIQQARVAVRDCLHETQHNAQQ; translated from the coding sequence ATGTCAGAAACAGGGGAGGAACGTGCTGTCAGATTGTATACGGCTGCGGAGATAATGAAAAACGCCAGAGCCAAGGAAACCGAAGAGCAGGCGGCGTTGAGAAGAATGCAGGAGGCTCAGCGAATGGCCAGGCACCGCGCTAAGAAGAAGCGCTGCTTGGATGAGAATCTCGCTAGGGAGATTTCCAAGATTGCTGAGCTATCCAAGATGCCTGTTCCTGATTCCTCTACGATAGCCCAGATGTCAGAGATGAATATGAACAAGATATCTGCGGAATTGAAGCAAATGATGGAGAGGGGGAAAGTACCTGAGCATATAGTTCAAATGGCTCAACTGGCGGAATTTAGCAAAATGAATTCGGAGTTGAACAAGATGTCGCAAGACATGGCAAAGAGATacgaaatggaaaaaatgGCGGAATATGCCAAGACGACGGAGTACATGAAGATGCAGGAGATTGCCAAGATGAACGAGATGGTCAAGTTGTCTGAAATGGCAAAGTATAACGATATTTCCAAGATTAACGAAATGGCGAAAATGAACGAGATGATGAAGATCTCACAGATGGCCAAGATCAACGAGGTGCAGAGGATGAACGAGATAGCAAAGCTGAACGAAATGGTGAAGATGACGGAGATGGCAAAGTACAATAACGACATCACAAAGTTGACTGAATTCGCGCAGATCAACGAGATGGCGAAAGAGATCGCGAAGATGAATGAGAAGACAAAGATGAGCGAGATGATGAAGATGGCGAATATGCAAAACGACATCGTTAACAAGATGGAAAGACAAGACTACCCGGTGAAAATGACAAACGAAATGGTGAAGCTGAACGAGCTGGCCAAAATGAACGAGATAACGATCACGAAGCTGAACGATCCGCCGAAGATATCGGAAATCTCATCGCTACCGCCGCCACCGCGCATCCCTGAACCTGTGATCACCGTGCCAAACCCAAGGAATCTGCAGAATGTGCAGAATGTTCAGAACGTGCAGAACGTGCAAACTGTGCAAGTAGCACAGGCCAGCCCGTCCAGCATGATCAATTACCAAGCCTTGCCCGGCCAGAACAATTACGGCAAGCTGCTAATGATCATTGAGGAGCTCGGCAGGGACATTCGTTTGTCGTACGCGGGCAGTCGCAGCGCTGCTGAGAGGCTGAAGAACGGCATCCAGCAAGCCAGAGTCGCCGTGCGGGATTGCTTGCACGAGACTCAACATAACGCGCAACAATGA